The following nucleotide sequence is from Rhodospirillales bacterium.
TCAAGTATTCTTGGTTCATAGGCATCGTTTTCGGGCTCTAGCACGATCTTGCCCCCGGCGCGACGCAGGCGTTTAAGCGTGGCTTCTTCATCATCGATGAGGGCGACGATGATGGCGCCGTTTTCGGCTGTATCGCAGCGTTGAATAATCACAATATCGGAATCGTTGATGCCGGCGTTGATCATCGAGTCGCCTTCAATGGTCAGGGCGTAAAGCTCGCCGTTGCCGGCAAATCCGGAGGGGATTTGTAAAAATTCGCCTTCATTGCGAATGGCGGCGATGGGCGTTCCGGCGGCGATTTTGCCATAGAGCGGGACTTGATCGAATTCTTGGTTGGCGGTTGACATTTGCGTAATTGCATTTGTCGCATCGTGTGTTTCCCGTCCTGTATTTTTTATGCCATCGGGGAGTTTTTTGATTTCCAGTGCGCGGGCACGGTGCGGCATGCGCTCGATATAGCCGCGTTCTTCCAGTCCGCTGATCAGGCGGTGGATGCCGGATTTAGATTTCAACCCTAACGCCTCTTTCATTTCTTCAAAGGAGGGGGGGACGTCATCAACACTGAGTCGTTGGTGAATAAAAAGCAACAAATCGCGTTGTTTTTTTGTAAGCATGGTCTTTTTCCTCTTCCAATGTAATTTCTGCGCGCGGGCAGGTTCATGACAAGATATTACGCAGATATACGCTTTTTGTTCTACTTTAGTTCTTGATCTGTGTCAAATAGCTGTGCGAAGTTTTTTGACGGCGCTTCTGATGTCGTCCTGACGCATCAGGCTTTCACCGACGAGGAAACCGCTGAAACCAGCGGTTTTGAGTTTTGTAAGTGTATTGTGATCGGACAGGCCGCTTTCAGCGATTTTGACGCAGTTTTCAGGGATATCACTTACCAGATTAAAAGAAGTTTGAACATCGACGCTTAGGGTTTTGAGGTTACGGTTATTGATGCCGATCATGGCGGGGTTAAGCGTGAGCGCACGCTCGAGTTCTTCGGCATCATGGATTTCGACGAGTACGTCCATGCCGAGATCTGTGGCTAGCCCGTAAAGCTCTGCGGCCAGAGAATCATCTAGCGCGGCCATGATCAGCAAGATGCAATCAGCGCCCAAAGCCCGCGATTCATAAATCTGATATGGATCAATCATGAAATCCTTGCGGATCATTGGCAATTCAATTGCGGTGCGTGCAGAGATGAAATGTGCATCAGTGCCTTGAAAATACGGTTCATCGG
It contains:
- the trpC gene encoding indole-3-glycerol phosphate synthase TrpC, whose amino-acid sequence is MSVLHEICKKKRAHVEKQKNAHPLNEIKNRIADQSPPRGFIDRIKTVNAAGIALITEVKKASPSKGLIRADFDPASIAKIYEDNGAACVSVLTDEPYFQGTDAHFISARTAIELPMIRKDFMIDPYQIYESRALGADCILLIMAALDDSLAAELYGLATDLGMDVLVEIHDAEELERALTLNPAMIGINNRNLKTLSVDVQTSFNLVSDIPENCVKIAESGLSDHNTLTKLKTAGFSGFLVGESLMRQDDIRSAVKKLRTAI
- the lexA gene encoding transcriptional repressor LexA codes for the protein MLTKKQRDLLLFIHQRLSVDDVPPSFEEMKEALGLKSKSGIHRLISGLEERGYIERMPHRARALEIKKLPDGIKNTGRETHDATNAITQMSTANQEFDQVPLYGKIAAGTPIAAIRNEGEFLQIPSGFAGNGELYALTIEGDSMINAGINDSDIVIIQRCDTAENGAIIVALIDDEEATLKRLRRAGGKIVLEPENDAYEPRILEPERVKVQGRLVSLMRSYH